One Buttiauxella gaviniae genomic region harbors:
- a CDS encoding type-F conjugative transfer system pilin assembly thiol-disulfide isomerase TrbB, producing the protein MKCKTHLVALLLVLPTLAHAGIREEIMALEAGKAGALAPVVTPAVSNPVKPPSLMQLPDGRRADMKDYAVVLFMQAHCQYSAKFDPLLKSWADQHNIRVYPYTLDGGGDGSYPNPLIPRKLDPAAPIADEIVTFFGNGLPIATPTAFVVNVNTLKAYPLTQGVMDIPVLESRWASLIQADIDNVDPKTLPPMPASAQVTPQ; encoded by the coding sequence ATGAAATGTAAAACTCACCTTGTCGCGCTGCTGCTGGTACTGCCCACGCTGGCTCATGCCGGGATTCGGGAGGAAATCATGGCCCTTGAGGCAGGGAAGGCGGGGGCGTTAGCACCGGTTGTCACCCCCGCCGTATCCAACCCGGTGAAGCCCCCGAGTCTGATGCAACTGCCGGATGGGCGACGTGCTGATATGAAGGATTATGCGGTCGTGCTCTTTATGCAGGCCCATTGTCAGTACAGCGCAAAGTTCGATCCGCTGCTGAAGAGCTGGGCTGACCAGCATAATATCCGGGTGTATCCCTACACCCTGGACGGTGGAGGGGATGGCTCGTATCCCAATCCGCTTATCCCACGCAAACTTGATCCGGCGGCCCCGATTGCCGATGAAATTGTCACCTTCTTTGGTAACGGCTTGCCCATCGCCACACCCACGGCATTTGTGGTGAACGTCAACACCCTGAAAGCCTACCCGCTGACTCAGGGTGTGATGGATATTCCGGTACTCGAAAGCCGCTGGGCCAGCCTGATTCAGGCGGATATCGATAACGTCGACCCGAAAACACTGCCGCCGATGCCAGCCAGTGCGCAGGTCACTCCTCAGTAA
- the traF gene encoding type-F conjugative transfer system pilin assembly protein TraF, which produces MKRLLCGLLMAVTSLQVIAEEIVTPADPFTGWSWYNEPKTPPDKTKKPQPSAPPQTIPDLSKMSAIEQAKVLKGYTMEALNRAILYPTRENTATFLRWQKFWTDRGSMFSQSFAAAQLSHPDLDYNLEYPHYNSMAPFVQTRDQQTQQNAVEQLAQQYGLFYFYRGSDPIDVQMAGVVADFAKTNGISLIPVSVDGQVAATLPQSRPDTGQSRAMNISHFPALFLVDPKSKNYRPLSYGFMTQDDLSKRFLNVATGFRPQS; this is translated from the coding sequence ATGAAAAGACTGCTGTGCGGCCTGCTGATGGCCGTGACCAGTCTGCAGGTCATTGCGGAGGAGATAGTGACGCCTGCTGACCCGTTTACTGGCTGGTCCTGGTATAACGAACCGAAAACACCCCCGGACAAAACCAAAAAGCCCCAGCCCTCTGCGCCGCCGCAGACCATCCCGGATCTGAGTAAAATGTCCGCGATTGAGCAGGCAAAGGTACTGAAGGGCTACACGATGGAGGCGCTTAACCGCGCCATCCTTTACCCCACCCGGGAAAATACGGCCACGTTCCTGCGCTGGCAGAAGTTCTGGACCGACAGGGGATCGATGTTCAGTCAGTCCTTTGCTGCCGCGCAGCTCAGTCACCCCGATCTCGACTACAACCTGGAATACCCGCACTACAACAGCATGGCCCCGTTTGTGCAGACCCGTGACCAGCAGACACAGCAAAATGCGGTAGAGCAACTGGCGCAGCAGTACGGCCTTTTCTACTTCTACCGTGGCAGTGACCCGATTGATGTACAGATGGCCGGTGTGGTGGCGGATTTTGCAAAAACCAACGGCATATCGCTGATCCCGGTATCGGTCGACGGACAGGTCGCGGCAACCCTGCCTCAGAGCCGACCGGACACCGGTCAGTCCCGCGCGATGAACATCTCACATTTCCCGGCGCTGTTTCTGGTTGACCCGAAAAGCAAAAACTACCGCCCACTGTCGTATGGCTTTATGACCCAGGACGATTTGTCGAAGCGTTTTCTGAATGTGGCCACCGGCTTCAGACCTCAGTCGTAA
- the traN gene encoding type-F conjugative transfer system mating-pair stabilization protein TraN: protein MKKVLFIALCMLAGGAFADATNDAFKDGASFGKGNASQGTGSLKNPGTVTSAIPGYTANPSESGYYGGVQGGDGGIGGKGQAAIGSNDAGQAIIDAGNKNPPVVIDPNASFITVGKDAEATAGSVVDGSNPQCTTTTVSKSTFENFTCSRDLGVTQTCQRNATPDGIYTESSTIKTLTINSRSLNFAPYTSNSTSADFIVPAGYGGEVISGSVDNYNKYWATSAVSLYAFNTTISQDRGVHSFTPSYTMTDGQTVKFIIGYMDVPKTNATNYNNGTFSFTMTLTIRVTVKNFSPQVSWATSCETETPAGKQISSTCTAGGGYRQVVKDGNTYNVYSDCWQYTDTYVLSDETQGTCSALMNNPSCTQSGSTCTETLNGKCAHAELTYQCQTVHKSEGLLCGGDYLCKSGDCDETTGAGDNGFDLAVSKLAGLASAGDDVKKSQDDINVKAFSGNAMSCRKAFAGFSNCCKDSGWGQDVGLSSCNSDEMALGKAKAKKVIVSVGERCDHKVLGACIQKSKVYCVFGGKLARIIQEQGRRDQLGINFGSGDSPNCSGITIPQLQKINFDLINFADFYEDLMNNQKIPDTDAMVKQVKDRIAAQVNQQGGAK, encoded by the coding sequence ATGAAAAAGGTACTGTTTATCGCCCTTTGTATGCTGGCCGGGGGGGCGTTTGCGGATGCGACCAACGATGCCTTTAAGGACGGGGCGAGCTTCGGGAAAGGCAATGCCTCGCAGGGCACCGGGAGCCTGAAAAATCCCGGTACCGTCACCAGTGCTATTCCGGGCTACACGGCGAACCCCTCAGAAAGTGGCTATTACGGTGGGGTGCAGGGTGGCGACGGGGGGATTGGGGGGAAAGGGCAGGCAGCCATCGGCAGTAATGATGCGGGTCAGGCCATCATCGATGCAGGCAATAAAAACCCGCCGGTGGTGATTGATCCGAACGCTTCCTTTATTACTGTCGGCAAAGATGCGGAAGCGACGGCCGGTTCGGTTGTGGATGGCTCGAACCCACAGTGCACAACCACGACGGTGTCCAAGTCGACCTTTGAAAACTTCACCTGCTCGCGGGATTTGGGGGTCACACAGACCTGCCAGCGCAACGCCACACCGGATGGTATCTATACCGAAAGCTCAACAATTAAGACGCTGACAATTAATTCACGCAGCCTGAACTTTGCCCCTTATACGTCAAACTCGACCTCTGCCGATTTTATTGTCCCGGCAGGGTATGGCGGCGAGGTTATTTCGGGTTCGGTAGATAATTACAATAAGTACTGGGCAACAAGCGCCGTCAGTTTATATGCCTTTAACACCACGATTTCCCAGGACCGTGGCGTCCATAGCTTTACCCCTTCGTACACGATGACCGACGGTCAGACGGTAAAATTTATCATCGGCTATATGGATGTGCCGAAGACCAACGCGACCAACTATAACAACGGGACATTCAGTTTCACGATGACCCTGACCATTCGTGTCACGGTGAAAAATTTCAGCCCACAGGTTAGCTGGGCAACAAGCTGCGAGACGGAAACTCCCGCCGGAAAACAAATCAGCTCAACCTGCACTGCCGGTGGCGGATACCGACAGGTGGTCAAGGATGGCAATACGTACAACGTCTACAGCGACTGCTGGCAGTATACCGACACCTATGTTCTGAGTGATGAAACGCAGGGAACCTGTAGCGCCCTGATGAATAATCCGTCCTGTACGCAGTCAGGCTCAACCTGTACAGAGACCCTGAACGGCAAGTGTGCCCATGCCGAGTTAACCTACCAGTGCCAGACCGTGCATAAGTCCGAAGGGTTGCTTTGCGGAGGGGATTATCTTTGTAAGTCAGGGGATTGTGACGAGACAACGGGTGCCGGAGATAACGGGTTTGACCTGGCCGTGTCTAAACTGGCCGGGCTGGCGTCAGCCGGTGATGACGTTAAGAAAAGTCAGGATGATATCAATGTGAAAGCCTTCAGCGGCAACGCAATGAGCTGTCGTAAAGCCTTCGCCGGTTTTTCTAACTGCTGTAAAGATTCAGGTTGGGGTCAGGATGTCGGGCTTTCCTCCTGCAACAGCGATGAAATGGCCCTCGGTAAAGCGAAAGCGAAAAAAGTCATCGTCAGCGTGGGAGAGCGATGTGACCACAAAGTCCTGGGGGCATGCATTCAGAAGAGTAAGGTCTACTGTGTCTTTGGTGGCAAGCTGGCCCGTATCATTCAGGAACAGGGTCGCCGTGATCAGTTGGGTATTAACTTTGGCAGCGGGGATTCCCCGAACTGCTCAGGTATCACCATTCCCCAGCTCCAGAAGATTAATTTTGACCTGATTAACTTCGCTGATTTCTATGAAGACCTGATGAATAACCAGAAAATCCCTGATACGGACGCGATGGTCAAACAGGTCAAAGACAGGATCGCCGCGCAGGTGAATCAGCAGGGAGGCGCAAAATGA
- the trbC gene encoding type-F conjugative transfer system pilin assembly protein TrbC, with the protein MKTALCQLLLMSGLLSCAPVVLASEQTPVSSQDMTWLKQQQSSLQTFQDAMRNQSFQLPTDQQDLIDKLQQDIGHQQAQQEAAEKKSFPALYFVSLGIPREGLLPMLQDAHRYGIPATLRGLVNNDMRQTASLMFELSKEDKNIGVQIDPTLYRDYGITTVPALVVTCPGHFDIVRGSLPLKAALEKVVERGECAATARQLLGGQP; encoded by the coding sequence ATGAAAACTGCCTTATGTCAGCTTCTGCTCATGAGCGGGTTGCTTTCCTGCGCACCTGTCGTCCTGGCAAGCGAGCAAACACCGGTTTCGTCACAGGATATGACCTGGTTGAAACAACAGCAGAGTTCGCTGCAGACGTTTCAGGATGCCATGCGCAACCAGTCGTTTCAGCTGCCGACCGACCAGCAGGATCTGATCGACAAGTTACAGCAGGATATCGGTCATCAGCAGGCGCAGCAGGAGGCTGCTGAGAAGAAGTCATTCCCTGCGCTGTATTTTGTCAGTCTGGGTATTCCCCGGGAAGGCTTACTGCCTATGCTGCAGGATGCCCACCGCTATGGTATCCCGGCAACGCTCAGAGGGCTGGTGAATAACGATATGCGCCAGACGGCGTCGCTCATGTTTGAATTATCGAAAGAAGATAAAAACATCGGCGTTCAGATTGATCCCACGCTTTACCGCGACTACGGCATTACCACGGTGCCCGCACTTGTCGTCACCTGCCCGGGCCATTTTGACATTGTCCGGGGCAGTCTGCCGCTAAAAGCGGCACTGGAAAAAGTGGTTGAGCGCGGCGAGTGTGCCGCCACGGCCCGCCAGCTACTGGGAGGGCAGCCATGA
- the traU gene encoding conjugal transfer pilus assembly protein TraU, translating into MTFRACLTGIILATVCWAASLSSASAATSNAGDGRWVNPISDVCWKCLFPMSLGSIQLATGPQPDTSNPASPIQICPMGILYRVGLAIGFWEPVAMVDVTREPGVMVNMGGFKIDLGRTGTGTAGQSDRPAAGAFYHVHWYKYPLVYWLNIITTAGCMQTGDMDIAYLSEVDPTWNDSTLAMILNPEAALFNNLIAQGACAADAVSSSAGLPLAPLFWCAGSQGSMYPFTGFTSGEFSPLESSLLVTERMAFKMHREGLVWNSVGADVAVCHEYPSPIIPKERWRYQMVNMYPATNSCYPFGASTQIWGSTHNSPQSKKNFGYLLWRKRNCAYT; encoded by the coding sequence ATGACGTTCAGAGCCTGCCTGACCGGGATAATCCTTGCGACAGTATGCTGGGCTGCCTCGCTGTCTTCTGCCTCCGCTGCCACCAGTAATGCCGGTGATGGTCGCTGGGTGAACCCCATTTCGGATGTCTGCTGGAAATGTCTGTTTCCGATGTCGCTGGGCAGCATTCAGCTGGCCACCGGCCCTCAGCCAGACACCTCGAATCCGGCCTCACCCATCCAGATCTGCCCGATGGGGATTTTGTACCGTGTTGGCCTGGCGATTGGATTCTGGGAGCCCGTGGCTATGGTGGACGTCACCCGGGAGCCGGGTGTGATGGTCAATATGGGGGGATTTAAAATCGACCTGGGGCGCACCGGGACGGGAACAGCGGGGCAAAGTGACCGACCGGCCGCCGGGGCGTTCTACCATGTGCACTGGTATAAATATCCGCTGGTTTACTGGCTTAACATCATCACGACCGCCGGATGTATGCAGACCGGTGACATGGACATCGCCTACCTTTCCGAAGTCGACCCGACATGGAATGACAGTACGCTGGCCATGATCCTCAATCCGGAAGCCGCGCTGTTTAATAACCTTATCGCACAGGGCGCGTGTGCGGCTGACGCGGTGTCCAGCTCGGCAGGTTTGCCCCTTGCGCCTTTATTCTGGTGCGCCGGCAGTCAGGGGAGCATGTATCCGTTTACCGGTTTCACCAGTGGTGAATTTTCCCCTCTTGAGTCCTCGCTTCTCGTCACCGAAAGGATGGCGTTCAAAATGCACAGAGAGGGGCTGGTCTGGAATTCGGTGGGGGCGGATGTGGCGGTCTGCCATGAGTACCCGTCACCGATTATTCCCAAAGAACGATGGCGATATCAGATGGTGAACATGTATCCCGCCACCAACAGCTGTTATCCGTTTGGTGCCAGCACCCAGATTTGGGGCAGCACGCATAACTCCCCCCAGTCAAAGAAAAACTTTGGTTATCTCCTGTGGCGTAAACGTAACTGCGCCTATACCTGA
- the traW gene encoding type-F conjugative transfer system protein TraW, producing MRKRLPLTALLLVLSASSGAKDLGTWGNVFEPAEQDMLDFIQHRLKGMEQSGELDRLREETTDRVKKHAVRPAPVEGLSKAVQYRTFVFDPTFTVKESITDMQGNIIARKGDKVNPLDKVPFSQVLYFIDGDDKAQLDWTRQQIAGQTNIKVILVNGNIKETSDALDERIFFDQSGVLTRKFGFEHTPARISRDGHVLKVEEIPVTGAKK from the coding sequence GTGAGAAAACGACTGCCACTGACTGCCCTGCTGCTGGTGTTGTCTGCCAGTAGCGGGGCGAAAGACCTGGGAACCTGGGGAAATGTGTTTGAGCCTGCTGAGCAGGACATGCTGGATTTCATCCAGCATCGGCTGAAGGGGATGGAGCAGTCCGGAGAACTTGACCGGCTACGTGAGGAAACCACGGACCGAGTGAAGAAACATGCTGTTCGCCCGGCACCGGTGGAGGGGCTGAGCAAAGCGGTGCAATACCGCACTTTTGTTTTTGATCCGACGTTCACAGTGAAGGAAAGCATTACCGATATGCAGGGCAACATCATCGCCCGTAAGGGCGATAAGGTGAACCCACTGGATAAAGTCCCGTTCAGTCAGGTGCTCTACTTTATCGACGGTGATGACAAGGCACAGCTGGACTGGACCCGTCAGCAAATCGCGGGCCAGACAAACATTAAGGTGATCCTGGTGAACGGCAATATCAAAGAAACCAGTGATGCGCTGGATGAACGTATTTTCTTCGACCAGTCCGGTGTCCTGACCCGCAAGTTTGGATTTGAACATACCCCCGCCCGTATTTCCCGTGATGGCCACGTGCTGAAAGTGGAAGAAATTCCGGTAACAGGAGCAAAAAAATGA
- the trbI gene encoding type-F conjugative transfer system protein TrbI, whose product MSENNEKPTDGDTVRGGVAMGKWLTARRMKIAACMLVSQLVMTGIAWGLLKSTTPEMVVFDMKGTVDLFIQQSAQLQLDEAKAKALTTRFNVALNDSLSDWQASHNAIVLVKPAVMSPLKDITVDIRSDIARRIQEGQ is encoded by the coding sequence ATGAGTGAAAACAATGAAAAGCCGACTGACGGGGATACCGTCCGGGGGGGAGTGGCGATGGGTAAGTGGCTGACGGCCCGGCGCATGAAAATAGCCGCCTGCATGCTGGTCTCTCAGCTGGTCATGACCGGGATTGCCTGGGGGCTGCTGAAGTCGACCACTCCGGAAATGGTGGTGTTTGATATGAAAGGAACGGTTGATCTCTTTATACAGCAATCTGCGCAGTTGCAGCTTGATGAGGCGAAGGCAAAGGCGCTGACGACACGGTTTAACGTGGCGCTCAACGACAGTCTGAGTGACTGGCAGGCTTCTCACAACGCCATCGTGCTGGTTAAGCCTGCCGTCATGAGCCCACTGAAGGACATTACGGTAGATATTCGCAGCGACATTGCCAGACGTATTCAGGAGGGCCAGTGA